GCGTCTAAATCCCAACGAACATAATAATTAACAATGTCTTGCTCTTTAACATTTGGAACTAATCTCGTGACGATTTGTGGATTACCTTTTTGTTCATCGATTTCTGTTTCAGATAAACTATCATCCCAATAATCTGGAATCGGATTAAACTGATCAACTAAATTGCCTTTGTTATATAAAAAATATAACCATAAATCACCATCGTGAATATGAAAAAAGAAAACAGGACAATTTAATTTTTCAGAGATGTACTTTGACATATCTCCAGATTCATTGAATCCACTTGGATAAAAGACTGTTACATTTCCATTTTTTTCGTTTAAAACACAAAAATTTTCATTGTCATTATCTAAATCTTCTTTTACGAAGTCGCCATTATTATCTTTAGCGTATTCATTTAAACATTTTTCAACATCCTCTTTTGTTTTTCCGATTACTCCGGACATCGATAAAAATAGTCCCACAGGTTTTGGTTTTAAATTATTTAGTTTAATACTTGGGTCAAACTCAATTTTCGGTTCAATTCTCATTTTAGAGAATAGTCCGATACTAATTATTATTCCAAATGTTACAATCAGTATTTTCATTTCTCAAATTACCTAAAATTTGTTATGCAGTATAACATCTATTACCAATATCCCGAAAACATATCAGGTTTTTTGTCTCTATTTACTTGGTAATTTTAATTCAGTAAAGATGTCTTTGAACATTTCTCCAGGATCCACACCCAATGCCAAAGCAATTAAGTATAATTCCCATGCTCTAAGTTGCGTAAATGGATTAAGTGTGAGTTCACTGATTCTAGATTTACTAATTCCAGTTTTCTTCGAAATCCCTGCTTTACTTGCCGATTTTTTAGATAAATAATGTCCAAGTTCTGTCATCCTTTTTTTCGATTTTAGGTATTCAATTATTCACATCCTTAGTTGGTAATAACAACTCCCTAATGTCAACATTTAGAATTTCGGCAATTTCAGCTAAAGTCTCAACGGAGGGCTGCATATCATTAGTACACCATCTTGAAACTGTTGTTCTGTTTTTCCTGACCTTTTCAGCCAACCACTTGTTCGTTCTGTCCTGTTCTGCCAAAACTACCCTTATTCTATTGTAATTTCTTTTACTAGTCATTTGAATCGTTTTAAGCTATGTAAGTAGCATTTAACACAAAGTTAATTGATTAAAATGTTTTGATGATTCATATTAAAAAGCTATATTTGAATCGTATTACATAATTATTGAATCTATTTTTGATTCTTTAATGTAATATTTATAACTAAAATTAATTCAAGTTTATTATGAGCACAAGATATACCAAAGCCGATTTAGAACAAATAGTCTTCAAACAATTGGAAAACCTAAATGCCATGCACGATTTAATTGGCATTATGAAGTTCCAAAACAACCTACTCCAAAACCTCAATAAAACCTTAAAGGATGAAATCGGGGAGTTTAAAGAGCATCAAGCCATGCATCCAACAAGGAGCAAGTCAGAATTGTAATGGTTTTGAAGGGTTGGGGAGATTAAGGGGTTTTGTTTTTTTAGGAGAGACTTTTGTGAGACAAAAACTAAAGGTGCTTAAATGAATGATGGGTTTTTCTATATATTAAGATACCTAGCAAGTTACATTAAATAGTAAATGATTGATAATCCTACCGGAATTATCCACATTCCAACACCACAGAATCATCATTATGAGATAAATATTAACTTTTTATGGCCAGTTTTTTAATTCTTTATGCCTTGCTTTCGTTAATATACAATCCATAGATATATTGAAGTTTTCTCCATTGTTTTTTTGGATTTCAAGAACTTGTATGTTGCTTTTTGAGTTTGAATAACTCTTATTACTAACTGTAGGAATATCTGGTCTCATACCAAATTTATTAACTCTATCGTTTTTACTGTTTAGTGAGAAAACAATTGCGGATGAAGAAAAATCATGAATGTTTTTTCCATAAATATTTTTTGCTAAATAACCAATTTGATGAATAAATGCAGTAGAAGCAAAAAATTTATTACTAACATCTTTCTGATTTAAAGTAAAAGATTTTAATTCAATAAATAAAATATAACCTTTTCCATCCTTAATGTAGAAAATAACAGCATCAACCCCTTTATTTATTCCGTCAGAATTAATTGAATTAAAGTATTTTGTCAAGGGAACATATTTATCTAATTTAAAACAAACTAAATTAGGGTTATTAATTCCTTTGATTTTAACCTTTTTTAGGCTATTATCTTTAACATTATTATCAGTTTCTCTAATAATAATTTCGTCCTGAGCAGAAGGAATTATAGATGTTCCATCAAAAATGTTTTTAATACAATTTATACTCATAGTTATAATAGATTTTCATATAACTCATCTGAAATATTTTGCATTTCTCTAATAGAATCATCAAATGTTGTACGTAATAATCCAAATTTATCAGTTTCAATATGACTCAAAGTACTATTTTCGGTAATATAAAAATTGATGTTTTTTAAAAATTCATATTCTAAATATTTGTGCGATTTTTTAAAAGAAGCTTTATTTTCAAAATCGCTCGATAGCATTATTAAATTATTTATTTCTTTAACAATATAGTCACTATGAGAGGTTATCATAACTTTAACCCCAATATTTGAAAGAGAAGCTAAAAGTCGAGCAATTTGGATTTGTATTTTAGGATGTAAATTTAATTCAGGTTCATCAATAATAAGTAATTGTCCTTTTTTTGCAGTATGTTTAATGAATAAATATAAATCAAAAAGTGCTCTAGAAGAAGATGACCCTAAATAAACAGGTAATGCTATTTTTTTTCTCCCTTCTTTATAGGTTATAAAGTATTGACCTTTATTGTTTTTATACCCTACACCAGTACTGTTTTCTAGTTTTTTAACGATTGCAGGATATTCTTTGGAAATATAACTGTTTTGCTTAAAATCTTTTTCAATATCTCGAGTTCTATCTATCCCATCTTTAATAGGAATAGAGTATCTATTAAAAACTTCATCTATATATTCAAATGGGTTTAAGTCAAATTTTCCTGTTTTACTTTGTGCTAATTTCTCAAAAAAAACATTTTTATTAATGTCTAATTCATTTTGAAAAATATTAATACCAGTTCTTTCAGAAGTTATGATATATGGAGTTGGTAAAATTTCATTTAATAGTGCTTCATTAATGTATTCACTTACAATTTCAGATAATATGTATTTAGGAGGTAATTTAGTATTGCTTTCTAAATTTATTTTAAAATTTAGATCTTCAGATTCTTGATCTTTATTAACACTTAGAATTTTTTTCCCCTTAATAGAAATGTCACTATTAATTGTGTTTTTTAGTAAAATATCATTCTGATTCAGTCTTATATTAAATTCAGTTTGTTTGTACTCCTCCTCATTTGCGCTAAATATATTGTGTATATTTTCAGAATAATTTTTAGTTAGTTGAGAAAAATTACCTAAAACTTTTTTTTTGAATTTAGATAGTTTAATAGTTAAACTTCCATTTTCAATAAATGAATTAATTTCTTCATCTAATTCTAAGTTCTTAGTGTTAGTAGACCAAGTTTTTAAAAATCCATATAAAGCATATGAAATATATGTTTTACCAGTGTTATTAAATCCGGTAATTGCTGTGAAATCAGAAATTTCAAATTCAGCATTTTTTATTGGTCCTAGATTTTTAATACTTATTTTCATTGTATGAAATTTTAAAAATCAAACATACAAATTTTTATACTTTAAATATTTAGAGTTTGTTTTTTTAATTGGCCATAACAATTGTATAACCACAACAAACGGTAGTAGCATTGTAGTTATATCGTTTATATGTTTACGAATATAATAAAAACCCACTTACAAAAACATTTTAAAATGTAAAGTAGGTATGGTATAACAACAGTCTTAGTTCAGTTTCATTCGCCCTTTGTTCAGGCAAACCCCCATCCAAACAACAGACCCCAAACCCATAGCTGAACAAAACCCGAACAAAACTCGAACAAAACCCCTACTTTTTTGGGCACTTGTGTCAATTTGTGTCAATATGTGTCAATGTGTGTCAATTTGTGTCAATGTGTGTCAATGTGTGTCATGGATTTGCAAATTAGCAGGATTGACGATTGACGATTTACGATTTGACAAATTCAGAATTCAGAATTGAGAATTGAGAACAACCAACAACAAAAAACCAAAAACCAACCCACTTCAAAGCAAAAAAAAATCCCAAGCAAACGCTCAGGATTTCATTATTAATTATTCATTGTTAATTATTAATTGTCACTCCGCTGTTGCTTATAACGTTAAAAAGTATTTGAGGTTTACCAAAAAACTACCAAAAAGCAGTGCTAGAGCACTTGCTTTTTTATTTAAGAAAATAAATGGCCTTCAAAACGTAATAAACTTCAATTTAAGCCTACCAGAATTTAACTAAACTGCTTTGCTGAAAAATCAAAAAGCCCTTGAAAAGGACTTAAATGAATTCGTTTTTTATGAATTTATGGATTTGTGCAACGGCTACCATTGTTAGCCACTGTGCTTTTCCTCGTTTAGTTCAAAGTATTTTTCTAAAGTATTGAAAGTAAATACGGATTTAACAAATATTTCTTCTAAAACCTCTGTGTAATTATCACTTTCAATTCCAAAATATTTGAGAGCTTTTTTACAATCCTTATTTGATTCGCTAAATGTGTGAGCAATTAATCCAGACCTCAAATTTTGTAGATTTCTTAAGAACTCAAACATATCAGGAATATTCATTCCTTTAGATTCTAAAAATTTCTCAAATTTCCCAATTCCTCTAACTTTAGAATCTAAACTTAATCCTTTAGCTAATTCTTTTTCATTTAATCTGTCAATGGTCAGTTTCACTATAGTCAATGTTTGCTCACAAAATGCTTTGACATTGTTGGATGTTATTTTATGTAATGCGGTAAATAAATATTCATCCGTTTTTGACAAAGGTTTATATAATTTCCAACCAAACTTCTCTTCCCACTTTTTGTTAAAACTCTTATATTTTGATTTAAAAAATAAATCAACCGTTTCAGGTTGCTCCGCCCATTGTCCTTCTATCATTGTCCTATAATAAGTTCGGCTGATATTCATTCCTTCTTTTGGCGGAATATTGTATTGTTTCCAATGAAGTTGTTCCAATTCTGGCAGCATCCTTAAATTGGTAAGAAATACTGGAATGTATTCATCTACATTGTTGTCTATTTTTAATCTAAAAAATTTTGAACCAACGCTAAATCCATCAACTTGATATTTGTTTGGTTCATTATAGTATTTGTTTAAAACCTCTTTTTTGAAATAGGTTACTTTGAAATGATTTCCATCTGTTTTTCCACAGTCTTCATACATTAAGTCCCCTTCGTCATCAATTCCAATTATGAAGCTTTCATTTTTTGATTCTCCAAAGTCAAAATGCGACTTTTTTATGTCATTAGGCTTAATGAATGATTTTCCCATTACCCAACTTTGAGTTTTCTCGGATACATTTCTAATTAAATGACTGTAAATAAAGTCGTTTTCTTTGATTAGTTCATCCTTGTGTTTGATGTTCCAATCTGAAGGGATTTTTTTTAGCAATCTCATAAAATCATAGCAAACCACGAAGTTCATATCTCTCATTGTGATATATTCCCTCAAATACTTGATTTTAACTTTAATCAATTTTGGCTCAATAGTAAGTACTTCGTCCAATTCTCCGTAATCGCTTACATAATAAAATGTGCGGTTTTGTTTGTCATTTCCTTTTTCGTAAAGGCGAAAGTAGAGAACAAATTCTTCTGCAACATCTATATACTTTATTGAAGTTTCCTGTAATGAAAAGCTTTTGTAGAGTAAAAAAGGCTCTAAACCTTCTTCGTCATTGGATCTATATGTGTTATCTCCATAAACAGATGGTTTCCCTTCACTTCCCATAGAAAGTGGCCAATTATAGTCTTCACTGTATTTTTCAACTTTGTCGTTTGATATTAGACAGCAATATATTCCAGCAGAATCGTCAAAGTCTTTAGAATCGTCTTCGTATATTTTTAACCAACCGTTTTTGATTAAGAACTTGGATTCAATTTCCTTTTTTTTGTCCTCTAAAAGAAAATAATCTTTCTCCATTTTTTTATTCGTTCAGTTTGGTTTTCGCCTTGTGGCTAACAATTGTATAACCACAACAAACAGCAGCACCATTGTAGTTATATCGTTTACATGTTTACGAATATAATAAAAATCCACTTACAAAAACATTTTTAAATGTAAAGTAGGTATGACAACAGTCTTAGTTGAGTTTCATTCGCCCTTTGTTCAGGCAAACCCCCATCCAAACAACAGACCCCAAACCCACAGCTGAACAAAACCCGAACAAAACTCGAACAAAACCCCTACTTTTTTCACCTATTGTGTCAATTTGTGTCAATATGTGTCAATGTGTGTCATGGATTTGCAAACTAACAGCATTATCGATTTACGATTGACGATTTGACAAATTCAGAATTCAGAATTTAGGACACAAACCATCAACCAATAACCAACAACCATCAACCCTTTCACGACTCCCGATTCATGACTCACGACTCCCGTTTTTTCACGATTCCCGACTCCCGATTCACCTTTCACGATTCACAAAAAAAAATCCCAAGCAAACGCTCAGGATTTCATTCTTTATTATTAATCACCAATTGCTAATTGTTCATTGCAAATTGCTAATTGTTCATTGTCAATTGTCAATTGTCAATTATTCTTCCGGGTGCATAAAGCGTTGTTTCGCTAAAAGCTCCTCTTCGGTTTCTACATGGTCATCATCCGGCACACAACAATCTACAGGACAAACCGCAGCACACTGTGGCTCGTCATGGAAACCTTTACATTCTGTACATTTATCTGGCACGATATAGTAAATCTCGTCACTTATAGGTTCTTGGGCTTCATCCGCATCAACCTCACTGCCGTTCGTCAATACGACTTTACCGGTTAAACTCGTACCGTCTTTGTAACGCCAATCGTCTGCGCCTTCATATATTGCTGTGTTTGGGCACTCAGGTTCGCAAGCACCACAATTTATACATTCGTCTGTTATAATAATTGCCATAGTGTTTTTTCTTTCTAACTTTGTACTCGCAAAAATAACGCCAAAAGTATTCATAACCAAATTAACCATGCAATTACAACAAAGAATTTCCGCATTTGTGAAATTAGGAGACTTTTTAAGTCAATTTTCTAATGAAGTAATTCAAAAAAAAGAGAATGTTGAACACAACGCGTTATTCTTTGATGGATTCAAGCATCAATTAAAATTGGCAGAGGAACACAATGGTTGG
This genomic window from Mariniflexile sp. TRM1-10 contains:
- a CDS encoding 4Fe-4S dicluster domain-containing protein, whose product is MAIIITDECINCGACEPECPNTAIYEGADDWRYKDGTSLTGKVVLTNGSEVDADEAQEPISDEIYYIVPDKCTECKGFHDEPQCAAVCPVDCCVPDDDHVETEEELLAKQRFMHPEE
- a CDS encoding AAA family ATPase → MKISIKNLGPIKNAEFEISDFTAITGFNNTGKTYISYALYGFLKTWSTNTKNLELDEEINSFIENGSLTIKLSKFKKKVLGNFSQLTKNYSENIHNIFSANEEEYKQTEFNIRLNQNDILLKNTINSDISIKGKKILSVNKDQESEDLNFKINLESNTKLPPKYILSEIVSEYINEALLNEILPTPYIITSERTGINIFQNELDINKNVFFEKLAQSKTGKFDLNPFEYIDEVFNRYSIPIKDGIDRTRDIEKDFKQNSYISKEYPAIVKKLENSTGVGYKNNKGQYFITYKEGRKKIALPVYLGSSSSRALFDLYLFIKHTAKKGQLLIIDEPELNLHPKIQIQIARLLASLSNIGVKVMITSHSDYIVKEINNLIMLSSDFENKASFKKSHKYLEYEFLKNINFYITENSTLSHIETDKFGLLRTTFDDSIREMQNISDELYENLL
- a CDS encoding helix-turn-helix transcriptional regulator; translation: MTSKRNYNRIRVVLAEQDRTNKWLAEKVRKNRTTVSRWCTNDMQPSVETLAEIAEILNVDIRELLLPTKDVNN
- a CDS encoding helix-turn-helix domain-containing protein, whose translation is MTELGHYLSKKSASKAGISKKTGISKSRISELTLNPFTQLRAWELYLIALALGVDPGEMFKDIFTELKLPSK